The DNA window ACGCTCGGTACGGCGAATATCGTCGACCAAATCCACAGCGGCTTGCCGTTCATCGATGGCTTTGCCCGGGATGACGCCGGCGGTGTGCCCAATGCCCTGTGTCCACACTCTGGCGCTGCACTGGTAAGGCGACAGGCGGCAACCTTCGAGATCGGCGATCAGCCTGAGACCGGCTTCTGAGGTTTGCAGCTCGCCAAATGACGGTAACAGCACGGCAATGGCCAAAACGGCGGCGACGCTGCAGCGCTTAACGATTGCACTCATCGTAAATTTTCCTCCGTGATGCCGCATTGCGCTCAATAGCCTTCAAGATCTGCAGGCTTTTACGTCGGTAGTACCAGTTCACCAGAAACGTGCCGATGCCTACCGCCGCACCGACTAAAAAGGCAATGTCCTGCGGAGAGAGCTTGCCGAGCCAGGCGAGAAACAGCGCCATGGCGTAGGTGATGAATGAGGTGATTTTCTCCATAGCTTATGCTCGCTTTGTTTACAGCATCTCGGGAGCTGTGGTGGTCATCGATGCGTTACTGGTCGCTCTCTATCGAAATCCATCATGGCCCGAGGCTGTATAATAATTACTGTATATGCATACAGTATTAAGCTATTTGCTAAAGTCGTCAATGGGCGGGATGAATATTTTTAGCAGATTGTGCAAAAGAGGGCGGCGGGCATAAAAAAAGCCCATCGATGATGGGCTTCGAGAAATTCTGGGTGGGGGGAAGTTACAGGCCGTAGACCAGCGTGACCGAGGTGGTGGTATCGGTGTTCTTGGGCGCTGAGGCCGGCGGTTTGCTGTTGTAGGTCACGGTGTAGGCCACGCGCAGTGAGAAGCGATCGTTGATCGCCACGTTCAACGCGCTTTCCGAGTTCAGCGTGGTTTCCTCGTTCGCCAGCGCGGAAACGCCCTGAATGAACTTGGTGTTGTCGGTCAGCTGATAGGAGTAGTTGGCCGCACCGTAGGCCAGCCCTTTGGTTGAGCGGCCGCCGCCATGGTATTCGTCATGGCGCACGCCGGGACCGAATTCCACCCGCAGATCGCTGAGCGGCCCGTTGAGGAGTTGACGGCCGTAACCGCCGGTCAGCGTGGAGCGCGAGTCATAACCGTTGAAACGGTCGCTCAGCCAACTTGCCTGG is part of the Serratia marcescens genome and encodes:
- a CDS encoding lysozyme; translation: MSAIVKRCSVAAVLAIAVLLPSFGELQTSEAGLRLIADLEGCRLSPYQCSARVWTQGIGHTAGVIPGKAIDERQAAVDLVDDIRRTERGMAACLPQTLPQETYDSVIAFAFNVGISAACHSTLVTLLQQRQWQQACDQLPRWIYVNGKKNKGLEQRRATERALCLQGIASS
- a CDS encoding HP1 family phage holin is translated as MEKITSFITYAMALFLAWLGKLSPQDIAFLVGAAVGIGTFLVNWYYRRKSLQILKAIERNAASRRKIYDECNR
- a CDS encoding DUF481 domain-containing protein, which gives rise to MLSSRARRAFPLYICCLTTFTSVSALADNTLFTAMDDPATAKKPFEGNVQAGYNAQSGNSQSSTLLANTNMTWFNSDTAYSLWGAANNTTSSNVRSSEKYQAGGRTRYNLTDRNYLFGQASWLSDRFNGYDSRSTLTGGYGRQLLNGPLSDLRVEFGPGVRHDEYHGGGRSTKGLAYGAANYSYQLTDNTKFIQGVSALANEETTLNSESALNVAINDRFSLRVAYTVTYNSKPPASAPKNTDTTTSVTLVYGL